From Sinorhizobium sp. B11:
TCTGCCACCATGTTGCTGGCGATCTGGCGCACGATCCGGTCGAGTCGCTCCTGCGGCTCCAGCGGCTCCGCCATCAATTCGCGCAGCCGCTTGAGCAATACGCGCGGACCGCCGGAAAGGTCTCTCATTGCGTCTCAAGCTCCCCGAAACAAACGCTTGGTGCGGACAGAAGAACCGGCCGCATCTTCAACCTGAAGGGGCAGGCCGCCCGCTGGGAATCAATTCTTATCCAGACCGTAGCAGGAATGCAAAGTTCTGACAGCGAGTTCTGCGTAAGGACCGTCGATCAGGATCGAAATCTTGATCTCCGAAGTTGTAATTGCCTTGATGTTGATGCCTTTTTCGGCAAGTGCCCGGAAGGCGGTCGCCGCAACACCCGCATGGCTGCGCATGCCGATGCCGATGACCGAGACCTTCACCAGCCCCGATTCGCTCTGTGCAACGTCGTAGCCGATCTTCGCCTTGTTGTCGGAGAGGACCTTGATGGCCTTCTCGACATCTCCCGAGGGAACGGTGAAGGTCATGTCCGTCTTCGAACCATCTTCAGAGATGTTCTGAACGATCATATCGACGTTGATGTGGCTTTCGGCAAGCGGACCGAAGATCGCGGCGGAAACGCCTGGCCGGTCGGCAAGACGGCGAAGCGAGATCTGAGCCTCATCCTTGGCATAGGCGATGCCGGTGACTACTTCCTGTTCCACGATTTCATCCTCGTCACAAATCAGCGTTCCGGGCGGGTTCAAGAGGTCACCCATGCCCGGAGCATCGGGATCCTCGAAAGACGAACGCACAAAGGTGCGTACCTTGTGCACCATGGCAAGCTCCACCGAGCGCACCTGGAGAACCTTGGCACCGAGAGACGCCATTTCCAGCATTTCTTCGAAGGCGATCTTCTTCAGGCGCCGGGCCTTGGGCTCGATGCGCGGATCGGTCGTGTAGACGCCGTCGACGTCGGTATAGATGTCGCAGCGGTCGGCCTTCACTGCGGCCGCGATCGCCACTGCCGACGTGTCCGATCCGCCGCGCCCGAGCGTCGAAATGCGGTTATCGGGGCCAAGCCCCTGGAAGCCGGCAACGACCGCGACCTGACCCTCGCCCATGCGCTTGATGATATCGGTGCCGTCGATCTCCATGATGCGCGCGGCGCCGTGCGCGTTGTCTGTGCGGATCGGAATCTGCCAGCCCTGCCAGGAACGGGCATTGATGCCCATGCTCTGCAGAGCGATCGCCAGAAGGCCTGACGTGACCTGTTCGCCTGAGGCGACCACGGCGTCATATTCGCGTGCGTCGTAGAAAGGCGAGTTGGCGCCGATCACCTTCGGCGTGCCTTGCACCCAGCCAACCAACTCATTGGTCTTGCCGGACATGGCGGAAACGACGACTGCCACTTCATGGCCGGCGTCGACTTCACGTTTCACATGGCGGGCAACGTTCTTGATGCGGTCCAGATCAGCGACGGAGGTTCCGCCGAATTTCATAACGATGCGTGCCATAAGCCTCTACCACGACCCGCGCGCGAGTGCCGGAAACGGGATTTGCTTCTCCGGTACGCCACGCGTTCACAAACCGCCGGGAGACGCATTGCCCTCCCGGGCATCAGAAACCCCCGGCTGCCAAATGGCCGAAGAGCCCGGAAATACTGGTTTCTGGAACGCTTCTAGCCTCGCCAACCAAGGACGAAAGTTGGCGCGTCTCTTAGCGAGTTTGGCAAGGGGTGGCAAGGGCGGGGAAAGGGTGAAGTGGAGACGGCAGGAGTTCGCCGGAAACGGTCCGCGCCGCCCCTGAAAAACATCCCTCTCACCATACCCGTCGAACCGGAACACGAAGGCGATTGAACTTAGTGGTCGGAAATGCGTTTAAACAGCAATAGATACGTCAAGAAAGCTGGTGAGCAGAATGAGAAGATTAGCGATAATTGCACTGTCGATAGCAACCGCATTCTCCGGAATGCCCGCTTGGGCGGGGCCGGCCTATACGGCAAACCCTGTCCAGTCGGCAGTGCAACCCCAAGCCGCCGGCGACCAGGCCGAGCTTCTTCAGGTGGGCTGCAACAACTTCACGAAATGCCCTCGTTATAATCAAGGTTGGGGCCGCAATTACCGCTATTCGGACCGTTATCGCTATGATCGCGGATGGGACAGGGACCGCCGCTATTATGGCGACCGCTACTACCGCGACCGGTATTATCGGCACCATGACAACACCGGCGCCATAATCGGGGGCTTGGCCGCCGGCGCAATCATCGGTGGCATTATAGCCTCGCAGCCGCGCGTGCAGACGGGCAATTCGCATGCCGATTACTGCTACAGCCGCTATCGCTCATACCGCGCGTATGACAATACGTACCAGCCCACATACGGCCCGCGCCGTCAGTGCCGCTGAATCTGCATGACCTTTGATACGAACCCCGCGAAGACGCGGGGTTTTTTAATGTCT
This genomic window contains:
- a CDS encoding aspartate kinase, yielding MARIVMKFGGTSVADLDRIKNVARHVKREVDAGHEVAVVVSAMSGKTNELVGWVQGTPKVIGANSPFYDAREYDAVVASGEQVTSGLLAIALQSMGINARSWQGWQIPIRTDNAHGAARIMEIDGTDIIKRMGEGQVAVVAGFQGLGPDNRISTLGRGGSDTSAVAIAAAVKADRCDIYTDVDGVYTTDPRIEPKARRLKKIAFEEMLEMASLGAKVLQVRSVELAMVHKVRTFVRSSFEDPDAPGMGDLLNPPGTLICDEDEIVEQEVVTGIAYAKDEAQISLRRLADRPGVSAAIFGPLAESHINVDMIVQNISEDGSKTDMTFTVPSGDVEKAIKVLSDNKAKIGYDVAQSESGLVKVSVIGIGMRSHAGVAATAFRALAEKGINIKAITTSEIKISILIDGPYAELAVRTLHSCYGLDKN
- a CDS encoding BA14K family protein; its protein translation is MRRLAIIALSIATAFSGMPAWAGPAYTANPVQSAVQPQAAGDQAELLQVGCNNFTKCPRYNQGWGRNYRYSDRYRYDRGWDRDRRYYGDRYYRDRYYRHHDNTGAIIGGLAAGAIIGGIIASQPRVQTGNSHADYCYSRYRSYRAYDNTYQPTYGPRRQCR